One segment of Desulfobacterales bacterium DNA contains the following:
- a CDS encoding MltA-interacting MipA family protein — MKTLYGFITFLIILFLSLSVTLAAEVSSTLNVNSAYVWRGITFNDGFVVQPSIDVASKGFGVNVWANMDIDDYNDTLEEHEFSEVDITLKYSMDFKMLSVDLGCIQYLFPAGAHGTRELYISLGITPIDNFTTTLNANYDFDEIDDFYISFVAAYNIEIMSKLNASLSASVGYIGKDMSLGEDAGLNDYQFSLSSTYSATDALSFSIFVAYTNNFDDKVLPKQDVDLFGGIIINYVM; from the coding sequence ATGAAAACACTTTATGGATTTATTACTTTTTTAATTATACTTTTTTTAAGTTTAAGTGTCACATTAGCCGCTGAAGTTAGTTCTACTTTAAATGTGAATTCAGCATATGTTTGGCGTGGTATAACTTTTAATGACGGTTTTGTAGTTCAGCCATCTATAGATGTTGCTTCTAAAGGTTTTGGCGTAAATGTTTGGGCAAATATGGATATAGATGATTACAACGATACTTTAGAAGAACATGAATTTTCTGAAGTTGATATTACTTTAAAATATTCAATGGATTTTAAGATGTTATCTGTTGATTTAGGCTGCATTCAGTATCTTTTCCCAGCCGGAGCTCATGGAACAAGAGAATTATATATATCTCTTGGGATTACTCCAATTGATAATTTTACTACTACATTAAATGCCAATTATGATTTTGATGAAATTGATGATTTCTATATTAGTTTTGTTGCGGCATATAACATTGAAATTATGTCAAAATTAAACGCATCATTAAGCGCTTCTGTCGGATATATCGGAAAAGATATGTCTCTCGGAGAAGATGCTGGTTTAAATGATTATCAATTTTCTCTTTCGTCAACTTATTCAGCTACAGATGCCCTTTCATTTTCGATATTTGTAGCTTACACTAATAATTTTGATGATAAAGTTCTACCTAAGCAGGATGTAGATTTATTTGGAGGAATAATCATTAATTACGTTATGTAG